TTCAATATAATGAACAGCTGATCGGAATCCACTCTTTTCTTAAATATTTTCTGAATTTCCCCATCAAATATTACATAAAAGGTAAATTCTGAACCCAAAGTAAATTGAGCTTTAGTTAAACCATTTGTACTGGTTATAAGATGTTGATTGTTCTCAGGAACGTATATTTCAACATTTGAAATACCTAAGTTCTTTTCATCTGTGACCTGAATGGTAACATCCACCTGGCAAAAAAGGTCAGAAAATACGAGAAATAGGATTAGAAAATTAAAAAAATTCATGTTGCAACAATGTTTAAATTGAGTTGCTGCAATAGAACACATACTCCCTTACCGGAATTACCCGGTCAGGTTCTATGGGTATTATCTCAGCCGGTGAGTAATCACTGATGCGGCACCCCAATTATGATTGCTCAAAATTAAAGCTCTTTTAGAAATCTCCTGATAAAAATTTCAGTTTTGCTGATTCGTTTGGCGCCAACTCCACTCACAATTTGAAAATTACATTTATGGCTCAAAATAAATTCCAAATAGATTTTGAACAATGGCATTCTCCAATTGGGATGTTCTCTTAAGGGATCAAAAATCCAAGGTACATCAGGATAGCAAATCAAATAGAGGGATGGAGGGTGCTCTTTCCAAAGTTTCAACAACTCATGATCCATTTTTCCAAATTTCACTTTTTGCCAAATAAGGTAGGTTAACAAATCCCCATCTTCAAACAACAATGCATCATTTTGATCCAGTTCCATAGCATTAATATGTTGCCGTACAGCCATTTGTGAGATTGAATGAAAGGTATAGTCTGGACCATGCTCTGATAGAAAGAGACGACTATATTCAATATTCAGCTTACCTTTGTATCGATGAGAAAAAAGGACAGCTAGACTGGTTTTTCCTGTAGATTCAGGGCCGGTAAAAACAATTCTCATTGCCAAGCATTAAATTTAGAAGATTTCAGAATGCACGATATTGAGCCATATTACTATTGGAGAGGTCTGTACGATAGCGAAGAAGATGAGAAATCACCCTTTGCAGGACAGGTTCATTCAGAATTTGAATATGCCAACAAAATATATAATTTCCTCCTTCATCCCCAATGGGATAATTTTGGTTCCGCAAATTTATACATAAAACTCTTATATGTCGATTATGAACAAGGTTTTGCCATTATGGAGTTAATTGGAGAGTGGAATGATTGTATCGAAAATGATGTCATGTATCTAAAAAGGAATGTTATTGACAAAATGCTGAGTGAGCAAGTCTATAAATATATCCTTATCTGTGAAAACGTACTAAATTTTCATGGATCCGATGATTGCTATTATGAGGAATGGAAAGAGGATATTGAAGAATATGAAGGTTGGATTTGCCTCTTGAATATTTTGCCGCATGTTGAAGAGGAAATGAGACGGACGATGATACAATATCACATAAATCTTGGTGGCAAATTCAATGAAGTCCATTGGAGGAAATTAAATCCACAAATGCTCTTTGAATTTATTGAATCTAAAATTTAAAAGATGCCACAATCCGGTTTTGTAAGTATTATTGGTTTACCTAATAGTGGCAAATCCACGCTTGTGAATGCTTTAAGCGAAGGAAAACTAAGTATTGTTTCTCCTAAACCTCAAACAACACGTCAAAGAGTCTTTTCAATTGTCACAAAACAGGATATGCAGATTATATATTCTGATACCCCTGGCTGGATTCTTGATGCCAAATATCCGCTGCATCAATTGATGAATGAACGTGTATTTGAATCATTTACGGACGCTGATCTAATACTATTGTTGATCGATGGACCGGTTGGATTGGATGATTTTACCAAAATTCACAATCTTACCAAAAAAATTAACCATTTGGCTAAATTAGTGGTTATTAACAAAATGGATCTGATGTCTCCCTCCCAAATTGAACATTTGGTTTCAGGAATTAATAAAATGGAATCAAGTCTGCCTGTTTTCGTTTTATCTGCAAAAACAGGCACAGGGCTCAATGATCTAAGATCAAAAATCGAGGAAATGATACCAGAACATCCATTCTATTTTCCCGAAGACATAATCAGTGATAAACCCATCAGATTTTTTATTTCGGAACTGATCAGAGAACAAATTATGTACCAATACAAAGATGAAATTCCTTATTCAATCTTCGTAGAAGTCACTAGCTGTAAAGGGGTTGATGAATCTTTACCCCTCGCAAAAATAGAGGCAACCATTCATGTAGCAAAGGAAAGTCAGGTATCCATCTTGCTTGGAAAAGCAGGCTCAAAAATAAAAGCACTTGGCATAGGTGCCAGAATTGAAATTGAGAAATTTCTTGGACAAAAGGTCTATTTGGGTTTAAGTGTTAAATTAAAAAAAGACTGGCGCAACAATCCAGACTTTATCGAAAAATCAGGTATCTTAAGATGAGATTTACAGCAGCTATTGTAGGCAGACCAAATGTAGGCAAATCCACTCTATTTAATAGGTTGGTGGGCAAGAGAAAATCCATTGTAGACAATTTTAGCGGCGTTACAAGAGATCGGATTTACGATCAGGCTGATTGGAATGGTAAATCATTTTTTGTCGTCGATACCGGAGGATTTGTTGCTCATTCAGATGATATTTTCGAGAAGCAAATTAGAAGGCAAGTTGAAATCGCCATCGAAGAATCAAGTGTTATACTTTACATGGTAGATGTAACCACAGGAATTACAGATCTTGATGAAATGGTGGTCAAGATGCTGAGAAAGGTAAAAAAGAAAAAAATTCTAATCGTAAATAAGGTAGACAACCATGAAAGATTGATGCTTGCTCAGGAATTTTGGAAACTTGGGTTTGACAATATGTTTTGCATTTCGTCTATTACAGGCAGTGGCACAGGTGAACTATTGGATGAAATTGCCAAAATGGTACCAGATGAAGAACTAACGATGCCAAACATTCCAAAATTTGCAATTATAGGTCAACCCAATGTTGGTAAATCTTCTTTAATTAATGTTTTTCTGGGCGATGAGCGTCATGTTGTAACAGAAATAGCCGGCACTACCAGAGATCCTGTCCATTCCGAATACAATAAATTTGGAAAAAACTTTATGTTGATTGATACTGCTGGTGTTAGAAAAAAAGCCAAGGTACATGAAGATCTTGAGTTTTATTCTGTCATCAGGGCCATTCGTTCTATTGAAGAAGCCGATGTATGTTTTTTAGTGATTGATGC
This window of the Saprospiraceae bacterium genome carries:
- a CDS encoding ATP-binding protein, with protein sequence MRIVFTGPESTGKTSLAVLFSHRYKGKLNIEYSRLFLSEHGPDYTFHSISQMAVRQHINAMELDQNDALLFEDGDLLTYLIWQKVKFGKMDHELLKLWKEHPPSLYLICYPDVPWIFDPLREHPNWRMPLFKIYLEFILSHKCNFQIVSGVGAKRISKTEIFIRRFLKEL
- the era gene encoding GTPase Era, translating into MPQSGFVSIIGLPNSGKSTLVNALSEGKLSIVSPKPQTTRQRVFSIVTKQDMQIIYSDTPGWILDAKYPLHQLMNERVFESFTDADLILLLIDGPVGLDDFTKIHNLTKKINHLAKLVVINKMDLMSPSQIEHLVSGINKMESSLPVFVLSAKTGTGLNDLRSKIEEMIPEHPFYFPEDIISDKPIRFFISELIREQIMYQYKDEIPYSIFVEVTSCKGVDESLPLAKIEATIHVAKESQVSILLGKAGSKIKALGIGARIEIEKFLGQKVYLGLSVKLKKDWRNNPDFIEKSGILR
- the der gene encoding ribosome biogenesis GTPase Der, which gives rise to MRFTAAIVGRPNVGKSTLFNRLVGKRKSIVDNFSGVTRDRIYDQADWNGKSFFVVDTGGFVAHSDDIFEKQIRRQVEIAIEESSVILYMVDVTTGITDLDEMVVKMLRKVKKKKILIVNKVDNHERLMLAQEFWKLGFDNMFCISSITGSGTGELLDEIAKMVPDEELTMPNIPKFAIIGQPNVGKSSLINVFLGDERHVVTEIAGTTRDPVHSEYNKFGKNFMLIDTAGVRKKAKVHEDLEFYSVIRAIRSIEEADVCFLVIDATMGIESQDMELVSHVIKKNKGLVILINKWDLVQKETNSARDFEKNIKAKLAPFTDVPILFISALEKQRVFQAIEKGLEVYENRSRKIKTSELNDKMLEAIAKIPPPSYRNHLIKIKYMTQIDKEYPVFAFFANYPDQIKASYKQFLENQLRSLFNFNGVPVRLIFKEK